Part of the Xenopus tropicalis strain Nigerian chromosome 3, UCB_Xtro_10.0, whole genome shotgun sequence genome, TTTCATTGAGTTTTAGGGGCTTATTACTTTTTTGGCAGattctttgttaaaaaaaaattggagtgAACGCTGTAAGCAAAATCAATATAAGAAACCATGTGCACTGGTATCTTTTGAAATAGTAAAGGCCTTTTCAGTATGCAGGCACCATGACATGCCTGTCCTCTGATAGGATTAAACTTCCTGTACTTTTTAATAGTCTTACTAGTAGTGGCTGTTGCCTGTAAACCTGTTAAGATGAGCTTTGCTGTACAGTACATATTTACTTTGTGTGTCTTTGCATTTTAGGGCAAGATGCTGAAAAAGACTTGGGGGCTACGGCCACAGCCACTGAGGAAATAACAACACAGCTTGAGAAACAGACTTTGGACAATAAAGAAAAAGATGAGGATGAAGAAGGCAAGCACAATATAGTGTCTTGTGACAAATGACATACTAATCTCTTTCCCAACCTAACTAATCTTTTGGCTAGGTACATTTTTTTCCAGTGAGAATCACATTCTTCATTTTTGAGGTGTTATAGTTTTTGTTTATTGCCATACTTACATTGGTAGCAGTCTTTTACCATTCACTGGTTCAATGCTGTCTGCTATCCAACTTCTTTCATTTGGTGGGTGATTTATTCACTGTTCTATATGACTGAGACCAATGCTAGGCCATAAAGACCTAATTGGGATCATATTTGGCATGTGATCTTCCAGCTGGACAGCCCAGCAGTAGTTTGTTTTGAGGCCTAATTTGCAGTTCAGCAACTCCACCAAACGGCTACATTGGCTGATCTTAGCAGGCTATGCATTCAACCTAACTGCTACGCTAACCAGAGATGAAAGAAAAATCTTGTTCCTGATGTTAGAGGGCCAATCAGTCCAGTTCCTAGAATCAACTTTTACTCATTTAAATTCTCTAAAAGAAATGGTTGccgagtagggatgggtgaaatgATTGATGCGGTGAAAAAAATCGCCACGCATCACGTGATTTGACACAGGCGTGGCGTTCTATGACACGTGGCTTTTGACAcatgcatagtttttttttaatgcgtgCGTCATAGAAAGCGACACCTGTGGCAAATTTTAGTgtcgcacggcaaattttttcagcgcGCGAATCATTTGGCCCATCCCTATTGCCGAACATTGTCTGATTCTCTACAACATTCAAATGATTGGCTTGTGGATGGAAAGGATAGACACCATACAACTGCCAATTTGTTTTGAATGCCCACATTCTATTGTTCTGTTAGTATGGGCTGGTAAACCAGTGAGCCTAATCCCATGATCCCCAACCTGTGTCTCacatgcaacatgttgctctgcatgacctcaaagcagatgctaatTTTAAAATTCCaggtttggaggcataaagacactAGTTTActctaagacagggatccccaacctgttatacccgtgagccacattcaaatggaaaaagttttggggagcaacacaggcataaaaatggttcctgatgtgccaataagagcaataattgccAATTTAATTGCCCATATGTGGACattcagcctacaggaggctttttGGCATTATAAgtgtttttttattcaaccaaaacttgcctccaagccagaaattcaaaaataagcacctgctttgaggccactggaagcaacatgttgctcacgagccactggttggggatcactgctctaagttGTCCCTCCTGTGGTCTGGCAGTCTACATGGGACTACCAAACATCCATTCACAGCACATATTTGGCAACtcccagaaacttttttcatgcttgtggctTTTACATCTGAGCATGGCTTAtgggcaaaaaaggttggggatccctggtaatCTGTTGGGACATTTGTTGCTAGTATAGATAGCAATAAGATTCAGTAACTAAAAATCTTGCTGGAGATGCCATTCTATCTAGAAAACAAGCAACTTTGGTTCTTGTGGCACTGATGCAGCTCTGGCTCTTTGTACAATTGGAATTGCCTTTTCCCATAAATCCTTTGTAGGCCTTAGAAGAAAAGTACCTCTTGTTTTATCCTGCCTAGATTGTTACTTAACTTCTCATATCATGCATTTAACACTCGTAATATACTTATTTCATTGGACTTGTGTACTATGGCACAAAAATTACTTTTGTAATTATGTTTTCTCTGTCAAATACTTCTGGCACCAAAGTATTAGCTGCTTCTGCTTTGCATATTCCCCTACCTTTACATTTATTAGTGTAGAAATGTATACAGGGTATTCATGTCTCACTTCCCCCTAATCCTCCCTATTTGATTTATGTACTTCTATAATGCTTCACTTAAATTGTAACTTAATCTGTCTCAATTTTACTATCTTGTATTCTTTAGCTTTTCAAAAAATTGTTTCCACACCTATATCGCATTTTGAAAGCTTAGAAGATCAGTCAGTTACTTTGTATAGTTACTCATTACAGAGAGGAACTAAATAAAATCCCTGAGAACACTTTAGGACCCAAGAATTGGAGTATCATTATCATCACCATTTAAATTATGACTTTGTATTAGAAGATAAGGTTTTCCTAATAGATAATTATAGGTATCTACCTCAAACATCACATTTTGGTATTTATGCAAAATTCAGGATTTCATTAGATACATTTAATTTGTGTCTGTCTTTCTGTATTTCAGATGGTGAAGGTGATGCTGATGGAGCAGctgggaaaaagaagaaaaagaagaagaagaagaaaggctgtatgtgatttttttttttacacttgtcaGAAAGTtaacatatattttgtttttataaattatttattctgTGTTTGGGTGACAAACCTGAAGCTGGCATTTAGATGGTGGACACTGACTTTACCATCATATAAgccatataaaataaatgtgaattttagAGTTATAGATAGTTTacaaataatataatgtaatatcaCATGCAACACCCCAGTAATGGAATTCTGCTTAgaccagtgctgcccaacttctgtggtaccgagggctggattTTTCTGTCATAGGTGGTGAAGGGCCTATAATGGAAGTTAGTTttgaccacttttttttttaaccacacccatgtaaacacaaacatttttaagaccatacccacattaacaGTGGTAGCACACTAAAAAGACAAATGGTCAATGCTCACTACTGGAATATCACTCATCATTTATAAGTGAAAAAAGCTCATTAAGTTTTATTAAGACATAacctcaaataaataaatatatatggctcctcattccctgtggatagcaagccccagcacataattaaacaacTTGGGGACCCTTTAATTATTTCCAAATAATAGTAATCTCCCACGCCAAACCCCCCGCTAGGTCCACCTCCCAAAGGCAGCATAggactggcagagtatggcacacaggcaacatagggcaggcatagtttggcacacagacagaatagggcaggcagagtttagTACACACAGACGTTGTAGGGCATGCACTCACAGGaggggtagagcagggcaggcagagtagggaaagcgacagggaaacctatcattaCTATGCCAATAAcagatctgaggtgtgaataatgcagaaaCTAACAGGGGGTGGGGGTGCAAACAAATGGTGCAATACTTCTTTGACTCCTCCCAGATTTGGAAGTTACCAGTGGGACTAGAACTCTCATACCTAAATTTTCACTAATTATTCTGTATTAAAATTGGTTTACTTTATTGTAAAGCAATTCTGATTTAACAAGCTAGCTTGAAATTTGCATCTGTAAAGGTTTGCCTTGGCTGTCTAATGTGTCAtctctaattttttttctgtagccaAATCACAGACCGATCCACCCTCTATTCCAATATCTGAACTCTATCCAAGTGGAGTGTTTCCAAAAGGACAGGAGTGCGAGTACCCTGCAACACAAGATGGGTAGGTAACTTCTTGGCACAAATGAATGTAATGAATGTATTCAAGCCATTAATGGGAAAGCAGCCTGATATGATGTACACACTGCACAGTTGCCTCTGTAGAAGTAAACTGGAAATGTTTGAAGTTTGAACTAAAGATGTGATTTGTCTTTTGTGCTGGAAAGAGGAAGAACAGAAAAGTGATACTAAAGCTAAATACAAACAAGCTTGTGTATATGCATCCTTTAGATTGATCAAATGTGTGCTTTGATTGCTTTGACTAATTGTAAGCAAGAAAATCCATGTAAACTGTATCTTTAACTCTCCTATGGTGatttaaaatactgtaaatactgtAAATTCTGAGCACTATATTTCTTTGTAGGATACATCTGTACTAGGCTTTACCTTATAAACAATACAGTTTTATTACACACGATGGGCGTAATGTAATAAATTGTCTTAAGTTTGCTAcgcatctagtaacccatagcaaccaattagtcaTGTAGCATTTACTAGCCACCTTTTTATTAATAAACATCTAATTAGGTGCTGTGGAGTACTAGATTTTAGAAGATtttacactttttattacattatttctcATATCTCAAATGCTTGATAAATAGTTCAGGGTTGTGTGCTGCCATATGTTAATAACAAATGTCCTTATATAAGAGCATTTAAACATCAAGCCTTGGTATAATCACTCAAGGTGGACACAGGCATTTTTGGGCAATAAGTGCTCCTGTGCACCGTAGATGTGGGTGGTTCCCATTGATTATTTTGAAAAACTCACTACATTTGCTCTTTACTTTTAAATTCTCTTGGAAGAAGTCTGCAATTGAGCAATTCACAATGTGCatcatgtatttttttattttaacagacgATCTGCAGCTTGGAGAACAACAAGTGAAGAGAAAAAAGCTATGGATCAAGCTAGTGAGGAAATCTGGACTGACTTCAGACAGGCAGCTGAAGCTCATAGACAAGTGAGGAAATATGTGATGAGCTGGATAAAGCCCGGAATGACAATGATTGAAATATGGTAATGTTTGAGAACAGTAAGCAATGGTCATGTCTGATGCTACCTTGCTTTATATGCATTGCTATACATTTGATTATTGGCATAAGTCTTTTAGCAGAAGTGCAACGTGTTACTTTCTCTGTTACAGTGAAAAACTTGAGGACTGTTCTCGCAAGCTGATAAAGGAAAATGGTCTGTACGCTGGACTTGCATTCCCCACAGGCTGTTCCCTGAATAACTGTGCGGCCCACTACACTCCTAATGCAGGGGATCCAACAGTGTTGCAATATGATGATGTCTGCAAAATTGACTTTGGAACACACATTAATGGTATGCCAcgtttaaaattataattttttctaaaaaatttttATGCCTCTTTCTGCAGTTTAAACCTCCTTTTCCTTAGCACATCTTTATGTTTGTCATTAATCATGTTTTAACAGGACGTATAATAGACTGTGCTTTTACAGTCACCTTCAATCCAAAATATGACAAGTTGCTAGAAGCTGTCAAAGATGCCACCAACACTGGAATAAAGGTATGCACTTTATTGCTTGTAGAAGCTTAAATAGAGCAAAGAAATAACTTGGTTAGggctttatttaagaaaaaattgtaCAAGGAAAGGAAGCAATGCCATTTGCAATAAGCTTTTTGTATTTTACTTTAGTGTTCAGGTATAGATGTGCGTCTCTGTGATGTTGGTGAGGCAATTCAAGAGGTTATGGAGTCATATGAGGTTGAAATTGATGGCAAAACATATCAAGGTATGCTTTCTAATAATAATTTCATGGTTATCATTAGTGAGAACTATATTACTGCACAGATTTGTGCCTGGACATAAGTTAGCACTGCTAGCGGAGTATGATGTGtagttaattttatattaaaGTCAGTGCTTTTTTCCCTTGAGTGAAAAAACCCCCCCACTATTTACAGCATATTTGGGTAGCCAGTGAGCAGACTACAGGATTCCTGTATTGGAAAGTGCTATTTTACTGTAATCTCTCCTCTTTTGTATGATTGGGTGGCCATACATTGATCTATCTTGAACTGATGGATACTTTATGAAAGGTTAAACATGGTCACCCTTCAGCAACAGCTGGCCAACATGATGATTAGCACTTGGTGTGTTTGGCCATCTTTGATGTGTGGAGACTGGAGATGGTTTTAATAGTGGTTGCAGGTTTTGGAGTGCTGCCTTGCCCAGGGTTTCCATATGGACAGTTCTGACCTAGTTCTTATTTCTGTTTCTGTCCGCTCATAACACTGCAAAGGCGAGCTGTAGACATTGGGCATCTGCGACTTTTTTAAAGCAGTTACCCTTAAAAGATCTGGCATAGCAAAACTTGTATTTAATACTATTAGAAGCTCAGTAACAAGTGtgaaaatatgattttatctgtaatattgtgCTTGCAGATTTTGACCCAATTGTGATCTCCTCAATCAGAATTTGTGTTTTTAACATATATGCATGTTTCTGTTGTACAGCTCTGCAGAACTTGCTGGCATTTTATAATTACACGTTAATCTGATTCTGCCAAATAAGTTGTAGATACACTTGCACTAAATAGAGCCTCTAATATATGCAGTCAGTCTGAATTCAAGTTTGTTCAACCTTGTTCCATTGTCTCTGTCATATTGCCAAATTATTTGGTTCTCAGGGATAATCTGTGTGACTGATATCAGACTGAATTAAATAACACTGGGCTCAAACTATGTATAATAACTTATTAGTGTGGTTAAAATAATGCATATTATAACTATACATTTCCTCAAAAAAGGATTGTTAAAAGGATATGAGACAAGTAACAGATGTAAGAAATGGACCATTTGCAGTTAACTTGAGGTCCTATTGCCTGTAGGGGCTCCCAGTGTATCACATGAAAGTACTTCGCATTAACTATATTTAAAGACTTAGCCCTCAGTGATTCCTCCCAGGACTTCTATTTTGCTTTATGTTCAGTGGCAATGATCCCTGTTGTGTTGCCTTCATAAGGCAGATTTCAATTACACTTTTATAGTGTCTaaaccaacatcactggtgatattgcctatagcaaccaaacagatctttgcttttgtaggtggccattcaaatctaatatctgattatttgctatgggcaacatcaccggtgatggcATACACACTATATTAATTATGCCTTATAATGTATGcaaataccttaaaggagaaggaaaggcaaagtcacttgggggtgccaaaatgttaggcacccccaagtgaatttaatcacttaccttctaccccgggctggtgcccctgtacagaccGAACCAGCCCGGgttagcagcgatcgcttcctccttcctgatcgatcgcatgcgcagtagagtgaaaagccgaactttaacagagaagtcggcttttcactctactgcgcatgcgtttgtccagGACAATCGGCTAGcgagcgaataggaaggaggaagtgctctcgacaggtaccccgggctggtgctggtttctcctaacgggcaccagcccggggtacaaggtaagcgatttaagtcacttgggggtgcctaacattttagcacccccaagtgacttagcctttccttgtcctttaagcctaTGTTAGGCAAGGATAATGTAGCTACATGTATTCTTAAGGAAATTACcaaatttaatatataatttttttttcctccatcAGTAAAACCGATTCGAAACCTAAATGGCCACTCCATTGGACCATACAGAATTCATGCTGGCAAAACAGTGCCTATTGTGAAAGGGGGAGAAGCAACAAGAATGGAGGTATGCACAGTTGTTGGCAAGTATCTACTTGCAGAGAAAGCAGGCTTAGACATAGATATTTATAGGTAGGcaaaatgcacaaaataaattgaaatttgtttttcttaaatTTAATATTTACAAACAGAATTGCTATGGGCCCTCTTAAATATCAACAGTATGGGAAAACCTTGCTCTGGGAGCAGTGAACCTGGTTTCTTTGGTAACTTAACTAATGCTAAAACTGTCAAAATGCTCAGCTGTAcaactgttaaaggaacagtaacgccaaaaaatgaaagtgttttaaagtaattaaaatataatgtactgtggccctgcactggtaaaactggggtgtttgcttcagtaacactactatagtttatataaataagctgcagatatctgttcctttaatcaaataaaaaCCAGTGCAGACAGGGAGTAGTACTTTAAAGGGGGATGTATCACTTCTGTGAGAAAACAATGATCTATAGTAGTGCTCCTCCAGCTGTTTAAAATCAGGGGCCTGGAATTCCTTTGTTTAGACGTGATTGCGTTTTACATTTTAGGGTCTTACATGGGTAGTAagctggacagccctgctttagattgcttaaaggaacagtaacacaaaaaatgctGTGTACTTGTAAAAGTAGTGTGTTTGTtccagtaacactactatagtttatattaataattgTAGCCTTGGGGTTAGCCATTCACGatgaaaaaataagaaaaggcacaggttacatagcacataacagataaccTCCCTAGAATATAATATCGTTTTATCTCttatctgcaatgtgcctgtgccttttctcctttcaatgGCTGGCTacgttgctacacagcagctttgtttatatacatttctgaGGGCTGcagcacacgggaagattaggcgcccgcaacaaatcttcctgtaaatcgctggtgggatggcaacttccACGGCTTCAGGAAATCGTGGTGCTGCGtacggtggaatggcatttcggggagattagttgcccacgacaagggagatttgtcgtagacgaataatctccccgtgtgccacagccctgagggcaaacacaccagttgtaccagtgcagggcagcagtacattatattctaattacttttatacactttaattttttggtgttactgttcctttaaaaagcaaaAGTAGAGGAAAGTATCTGCTTTATAATGAAACAAAGCAGTAACCTATTAAAGTACTTTATGAAAAATTTCAGTAAGCGATTACATTGTTTGATCTGCATCAGCAACTAATTAGAAGGATTTCTCCTTTATTATATGCATAGCAGTGAATTCGGAAATCTAGCCTTGTTGGTTATGTCTTTTCTTTTCCCACTTTAGGAAGGAGAGGTGTATGCAATAGAAACATTTGGTAGCACTGGAAAAGGAGTAGTTCATGATGATATGGAGTGTTCCCACTATATGAAGAACTTTGATGTGGGGCATGTGCCAATAAGGTAGGTGTTTATCCTGGCACATAATGAAATCACATACATACAAGAAACACCATTTGTACTTGGGTACATTTAGGTCAGTAGTGCATGTAGATATTAATATAGTTATGGTCATTTTGAATCTTATTTTGTTGGATGTATAGCCCTGCTCTTAAAGCAAGCGCAACTTCCAtttccagaatccatcacttcaaaaCAGAACAAAGTGAAGAAGGAGTTGTATTATACTGGCTGCCTAAGGGGAGTAGAGAAATGGATTGTGATTTTCTTTTACTCTGTGGAATCTAGTATATTTGTaggaagaaaatacatttatatatattcctGGAAGCTCAATAGTGTTGCTCCTTTTCTGCATAAACCCATCTTAATAAGCTCatgtcaagggggggggggcatattttattttaaatatatatttctttaaattatATAAGAGTCCATTAGGTGACGTTGTGCTTGAGCCTTCTTGCTTAATGGGCTTCTTAATTTATGTGCTTCTTGTAGCTGTTCTGAGACACCCAACATTTAATAGATTAGTTATCACTTCCCTGAGTTAATTAGTTGGCAGTTATAACAATAATAGTATATAATGACTGTAATTACTGTGCTGATGCCATCTTTTGTATTCTATTTGCCTCTGTAGACTTCCCAGAGCAAAACACTTGCTGAATGTCATTAACGAGAACTTTGGTACTCTGGCGTTCTGCCGCAGATGGCTGGACCGTCTTGGAGAGAGCAAATACCTAATGGCCCTGAAGAACCTGTGTGATTTGGGTATAGTAGACCCTTACCCACCTCTTTGTGATATGAAAGGGTCATACACAGCACAGTTTGAGCACACAATATTACTGCGCCCCACCTGCAAAGAAGTTGTGAGCAGAGGAGATGACTATTAAACCTAATCCTCAGTGTCTTTCTGAATGATTTTGTCACGCAAAATGCACAAGATTAATTGGAATATGTCTTTCTAAAAAACAGACATATGTGATATTTTCCATATTTGGAATGGAAAAAACCATAATTAAAGACATAGCTTTACTAACAATCTGACTGGGTTCACTTTCAGGCCTCTACAAGACAAGGGGCAATTTTTGATCTGTCCTACTTATTCCTATTGGTTCAGGAGAACACCTGATAACAGctaaattgtgtttttaaaggCCCCAAATTTGAGGcttttgaaatatttatattcAGCTATTGCAACgggtttctttctttatttctgcaaataaaaGTATTCAATTTTAGTGCAATGGAAATTATTTTGTACAAAAATAGTTAAATTCTCATCCAGCTATTGCTTACTCAGTAGAgggaataatataaatgtgagaatCAGGTAAGTTGCTCTGGCCACTGCATTTTAAATACACGCTACAAGAATATTTTGTCCAGTCTGACCATATCAGCCTGTATTTCAATCAGTGGAATCTCCAAAAGACACTGGTAGATGCTTTAAGGGTGTGCTGGTTTGTGTATAAATTGTACTTACGCCTCAGTCTAACAGCCTTTGCCAAAATAAGCTTCAACTTTCTAGATTAAACCAAATCTTTTGAATGCTGCATAGCTATAGTCAGTAGAATACACAACTCATTACTGAAAAAAGCCTGTTCTAAACCTGTCCATATTATGTTCACTTTCATTGTGTAAGTTCCCTTTATAATCCACTTGTATTTTTCTGCTGCCATTGTTTATTTCTAGTTAAGGATCCTGGTGTGATGATAGTATCAGTTCTGTGCTCCGGTAGTGGAGGGGCTAGTTTGCACCAGTGATTTCAGTTGATATTGTTTCAATTATAGTAAATCATTTACCATCATCCTCAAATATTCTGTGTACTTTGTATTTCCATTTCTGTGAGTTTATTCATAAGCTTGGTCATCAAACAAAATCTAACCCAAAATTGGTTTTGgttactataagggctctggcgcacggggaaattagtcgcccgcgacaaatatcccttgtcacgggcgactaatctccccgaactaccatcccaccggccaaaatgtaagtcgccggtgggatggcacacgctgtgcaggcgatttcggcaaattgccgaaaatgccttgcgaagcaacttcgccgatttgctgAAATTGCCTGTGCagcgtgccatcccaccggcgacttacattttggccggtgggatggtagttcggggagatt contains:
- the metap2 gene encoding methionine aminopeptidase 2: MAGLVVKLQSPELEEEDGEKHLNGEVEEDEAAIPGENSVSKKKRKKKKKNNAKTGQDAEKDLGATATATEEITTQLEKQTLDNKEKDEDEEDGEGDADGAAGKKKKKKKKKKGSKSQTDPPSIPISELYPSGVFPKGQECEYPATQDGRSAAWRTTSEEKKAMDQASEEIWTDFRQAAEAHRQVRKYVMSWIKPGMTMIEICEKLEDCSRKLIKENGLYAGLAFPTGCSLNNCAAHYTPNAGDPTVLQYDDVCKIDFGTHINGRIIDCAFTVTFNPKYDKLLEAVKDATNTGIKCSGIDVRLCDVGEAIQEVMESYEVEIDGKTYQVKPIRNLNGHSIGPYRIHAGKTVPIVKGGEATRMEEGEVYAIETFGSTGKGVVHDDMECSHYMKNFDVGHVPIRLPRAKHLLNVINENFGTLAFCRRWLDRLGESKYLMALKNLCDLGIVDPYPPLCDMKGSYTAQFEHTILLRPTCKEVVSRGDDY